The Polypterus senegalus isolate Bchr_013 chromosome 1, ASM1683550v1, whole genome shotgun sequence genome includes a window with the following:
- the LOC120522954 gene encoding prolactin-releasing peptide receptor-like — protein MNLGNLSSTQSLLAGISSNKTWHQFTGLQLLQSFKPLIIPCYSFVVVIGVFGNYLLIYVICKTKKMHNVTNFLIGNLAFSDMLMCATCVPLTLAYAFEPRGWVFGMFMCYFVFLMQPVTVFVSVFTLTVIAVDRFYATVYPLRRRLTIPTCAYILTAIWLLSCALAAPALAHTYHVEFPQLDFSICEEFWVGMEKERLAYAYSTLLLTYVLPLSVISLSCLRISVKLKNRVVPGNFTQSQAEWDRARRRKTFRLLVLVVAAFAVCWLPLHIFNMMKDIDINLINKQYFNLIQLLCHWFAMMSACTNAILYAWLHDNFRGQLKKMFAWKKKKITPAVNCVMTSVVL, from the coding sequence ATGAACCTTGGCAATCTGTCTTCCACCCAGAGTCTCCTGGCCGGAATCAGCTCCAATAAAACATGGCACCAGTTCACCGGCCTGCAGCTCCTGCAGTCCTTCAAGCCGCTCATCATCCCGTGCTACTCCTTCGTCGTGGTCATTGGCGTCTTTGGGAACTACCTGCTCATTTATGTCATCTGCAAGACCAAGAAGATGCACAACGTGACCAACTTCCTCATCGGTAACCTGGCCTTCTCGGACATGTTGATGTGCGCCACCTGCGTGCCTCTCACGCTGGCCTACGCCTTTGAGCCCCGCGGCTGGGTCTTTGGGATGTTCATGTGCTACTTCGTGTTCCTCATGCAGCCGGTGACCGTCTTTGTGTCTGTGTTCACCCTGACGGTCATCGCGGTGGACCGGTTTTACGCCACGGTTTACCCCCTTAGACGGCGACTCACCATCCCCACCTGCGCCTACATCCTGACGGCCATCTGGCTGCTCTCTTGTGCCTTGGCCGCTCCGGCCCTTGCTCACACCTATCATGTCGAATTCCCGCAGCTCGATTTTTCCATTTGCGAGGAGTTCTGGGTGGGCATGGAGAAGGAACGCCTGGCCTACGCTTACAGCACCCTGCTGCTGACCTACGTGCTCCCCCTGAGCGTCATCTCCTTGTCGTGCCTGCGCATTTCGGTGAAACTCAAGAACAGGGTGGTGCCCGGGAACTTCACCCAGAGCCAGGCGGAGTGGGACCGGGCGAGGAGGCGCAAGACCTTCCGCCTGCTCGTGCTGGTCGTGGCGGCGTTCGCCGTCTGCTGGCTGCCGCTGCACATCTTCAACATGATGAAGGACATCGACATCAACCTCATCAACAAGCAGTACTTCAACCTCATCCAGCTTCTGTGTCACTGGTTCGCCATGATGTCTGCCTGCACCAATGCCATTCTGTACGCGTGGCTACACGACAATTTCAGAGGACAGTTGAAAAAGATGTTCGcctggaagaagaaaaagataacGCCGGCCGTGAACTGCGTGATGACCAGCGTTGTCCTTTAA